A genomic window from Aquila chrysaetos chrysaetos chromosome 9, bAquChr1.4, whole genome shotgun sequence includes:
- the LOC115346118 gene encoding regulator of G-protein signaling 9-binding protein, whose translation MVKEECKALLDALNKVTACYRHMVLTIGGTSDSQNLREELKKTRQKAQELAVANRNKLTTVLKDKTVSKEDKAEFERLWVIFSTCLEILEIDMRRALELGHEFPLNVPKKHLIQTGMSGGTSGVAARAMSVQNMKYEAEHNIDVVDLKDLENEINQVGEMMYEMEMKVSVPQWTVEAKQDPGAELKSTISVGASSIGMISVEENKSFCDISKVLAGIIFSAVLIIAIVLAVCVVKLS comes from the coding sequence ATGGTGAAGGAGGAGTGCAAAGCGCTGCTGGACGCGCTCAACAAGGTGACCGCCTGCTACCGGCACATGGTGCTGACCATCGGCGGCACCTCGGACTCCCAGAACCTGCGGGAGGAGCTCAAGAAAACCCGGCAGAAAGCCCAGGAGCTAGCGGTGGCCAACAGGAACAAGCTCACCACGGTCCTGAAGGACAAAACCGTGAGTAAGGAAGATAAGGCCGAGTTCGAGAGGCTATGGGTGATTTTCTCCACGTGCCTAGAGATCCTGGAGATTGACATGAGGCGAGCTCTCGAGCTGGGCCACGAGTTCCCGCTGAACGTCCCCAAAAAGCACCTGATCCAGACAGGCATGAGTGGGGGAACCTCTGGCGTGGCCGCCAGGGCGATGAGCGTCCAGAACATGAAATACGAGGCTGAGCACAATATAGACGTGGTGGATCTGAAAGACCTCGAGAACGAAATCAACCAGGTAGGAGAGATGATGTACGAGATGGAAATGAAGGTCAGTGTCCCCCAGTGGACAGTAGAGGCCAAGCAAGACCCAGGGGCTGAACTAAAATCCACCATCAGCGTGGGTGCTTCTTCTATTGGCATGATCTCTgtggaggaaaataaatccttctgCGATATCAGCAAGGTTCTAGCTGGGATTATTTTCTCGGCTGTGCTCATTATCGCTATTGTCCTGGCAGTGTGTGTGGTAAAACTCTCTTAG
- the NUDT19 gene encoding nucleoside diphosphate-linked moiety X motif 19 isoform X1, producing the protein MNSRLRHWREAATLLLAAGAPARPPRSPLGPFDYELLLLQRSSRSGFAPSAHVFPGGLVEAADFSADWLGLLPPSPQCGLGLVRPPPPGSCRAPLFATDREQLGSPLPGEVAFRICAIRETFEEAGVLLLVPGRGPAAGSGPAPPLPAARLPPAAELSEWRRRVQEDPACFLQLCRHLGCVPNIWALHEWSNWLTPVGRAGRGARRYDTAFYLCCLERRPPLTSQDDREVTAFLWSSPPEAIERFKSQEIWFPPPQFYELCRLCNFSSFHELHKFSSDRALEGCERWMPVMLTASDGYIELLPGDELYPEDPDYTGEKKIIMSTDKKVEDVMKEGSVFHRIVIKNINNLAVYVNIQAKYKHINPLMINSDCSDYNSRL; encoded by the exons ATGAACTCGCGGCTTCGGCACTGGAGGGAAGCGGCCACGCTGCTGCTGGCGGCGGGCGCGCCGGCGcggccgccgcgctccccgctCGGCCCCTTTGACtatgagctgctgctgctgcagcggAGCTCCCGCAGCGGCTTCGCGCCCAGCGCCCACGTCTTCCCGGGGGGCCTGGTGGAGGCGGCGGATTTCTCCGCTGactggctggggctgctgccccccTCGCCTCAGTGCGGGCTGGGCCTCGTgcggccgccgcccccgggcaGCTGCCGGGCCCCGCTCTTCGCCACCGACCGGGAGCAGCTGGGCTCGCCGCTGCCGGGCGAAGTCGCCTTCCGCATCTGCGCCATCAGGGAAACTTTCGAGGAGGCGGGCGTCCTGCTGCTGGTGCCGGGgcgcgggccggcggcgggcagcgggccGGCCCCCCCGCTGCCAGCGGCGCGCTTGCCCCCCGCCGCGGAGCTGAGCGAGTGGCGGCGCCGGGTGCAGGAGGACCCGGCCTGCTTCTTGCAGCTGTGCCGGCACCTGGGCTGCGTCCCCAATATCTGGGCGCTGCACGAGTGGAGCAACTGGCTGACGCCTGTCGGCAGGGCTGGTCGCGGCGCCCGGCGCTACGACACGGCTTTCTACCTGTGCTGCCTGGAGCGGCGGCCGCCCCTCACCTCGCAGGACGACCGAGAGGTGACAGCCTTCCTG TGGTCATCACCTCCAGAAGCCATTGAACGCTTTAAATCTCAAGAAATATGGTTTCCTCCACCTCAGTTCTATGAACTGTGTAGGCTGTGCAACTTCTCTTCATTCCATGAGTTACACAAGTTCAGCTCTGATCGAGCTCTGGAGGGATGTGAACGTTGGATGCCTGTGATGTTAACTGCTTCAGATGGCTACATTGAGCTATTGCCAG GAGATGAGTTATATCCAGAAGATCCAGATtatacaggagaaaagaaaataatcatgtCAACGGATAAGAAGGTTGAAGATGTTATGAAAGAGGGTAGTGTATTTCACAGGATAGTAATAAAAAACATCAACAATCTTGCTGTCTATGTTAATATTCaagcaaaatataaacatattaaTCCATTGATGATAAACTCGGATTGTTCAGATTACAATAGCAGGTTATAG
- the NUDT19 gene encoding nucleoside diphosphate-linked moiety X motif 19 isoform X2 yields the protein MNSRLRHWREAATLLLAAGAPARPPRSPLGPFDYELLLLQRSSRSGFAPSAHVFPGGLVEAADFSADWLGLLPPSPQCGLGLVRPPPPGSCRAPLFATDREQLGSPLPGEVAFRICAIRETFEEAGVLLLVPGRGPAAGSGPAPPLPAARLPPAAELSEWRRRVQEDPACFLQLCRHLGCVPNIWALHEWSNWLTPVGRAGRGARRYDTAFYLCCLERRPPLTSQDDREVTAFLWSSPPEAIERFKSQEIWFPPPQFYELCRLCNFSSFHELHKFSSDRALEGCERWMPVMLTASDGYIELLPGKKTDEGSFKYIKAWKLLHTQAT from the exons ATGAACTCGCGGCTTCGGCACTGGAGGGAAGCGGCCACGCTGCTGCTGGCGGCGGGCGCGCCGGCGcggccgccgcgctccccgctCGGCCCCTTTGACtatgagctgctgctgctgcagcggAGCTCCCGCAGCGGCTTCGCGCCCAGCGCCCACGTCTTCCCGGGGGGCCTGGTGGAGGCGGCGGATTTCTCCGCTGactggctggggctgctgccccccTCGCCTCAGTGCGGGCTGGGCCTCGTgcggccgccgcccccgggcaGCTGCCGGGCCCCGCTCTTCGCCACCGACCGGGAGCAGCTGGGCTCGCCGCTGCCGGGCGAAGTCGCCTTCCGCATCTGCGCCATCAGGGAAACTTTCGAGGAGGCGGGCGTCCTGCTGCTGGTGCCGGGgcgcgggccggcggcgggcagcgggccGGCCCCCCCGCTGCCAGCGGCGCGCTTGCCCCCCGCCGCGGAGCTGAGCGAGTGGCGGCGCCGGGTGCAGGAGGACCCGGCCTGCTTCTTGCAGCTGTGCCGGCACCTGGGCTGCGTCCCCAATATCTGGGCGCTGCACGAGTGGAGCAACTGGCTGACGCCTGTCGGCAGGGCTGGTCGCGGCGCCCGGCGCTACGACACGGCTTTCTACCTGTGCTGCCTGGAGCGGCGGCCGCCCCTCACCTCGCAGGACGACCGAGAGGTGACAGCCTTCCTG TGGTCATCACCTCCAGAAGCCATTGAACGCTTTAAATCTCAAGAAATATGGTTTCCTCCACCTCAGTTCTATGAACTGTGTAGGCTGTGCAACTTCTCTTCATTCCATGAGTTACACAAGTTCAGCTCTGATCGAGCTCTGGAGGGATGTGAACGTTGGATGCCTGTGATGTTAACTGCTTCAGATGGCTACATTGAGCTATTGCCAGGtaagaaaacagatgaaggttcttttaaatatataaaagctTGGAAATTGCTACATACTCAAGCCACATGA